The following are encoded in a window of Solibacillus sp. FSL R7-0668 genomic DNA:
- a CDS encoding retron St85 family RNA-directed DNA polymerase: MEWIEYKLKFYHFANFNNKDSEYIENCLEYAENLFSKNLPIIYDQKHLSLLVGYQDIYLLKVSNSQSFFYREFKIAKKNKVDFRMISEPLPNLKYIQRWILDEILSKLKPSDYSKAYKVGHSIKDNAKFHRKQKKVLTLDIENYFGSISQKRVFAFFRGQGYSKQVSVMLANLCTLNNGLPQGAPTSPMLSNLITINIDKRIAAFASKNKIRYTRYADDLTFSGDFNEGELITFVKNVLESEGFRINQSKTRVRKQHQRQEVTGIVVNEKMQASKNYRRKFRQEVYYIKKFGLESHLQKIESENQERYLYHLLGMANFILNINPQDSEVRESYDFLKELLNSSS; encoded by the coding sequence ATGGAATGGATAGAATATAAATTAAAATTTTATCATTTTGCGAATTTCAATAATAAGGATTCGGAATATATCGAAAATTGCTTGGAATATGCTGAAAATTTATTTAGTAAAAATTTGCCTATAATTTATGATCAGAAGCATTTATCTTTATTGGTTGGGTATCAAGATATATATTTATTAAAAGTGTCAAATTCACAAAGTTTTTTTTATAGAGAATTTAAAATTGCAAAGAAAAATAAAGTAGATTTTCGAATGATTTCAGAACCATTACCAAACCTAAAATATATTCAAAGATGGATTTTGGATGAGATTCTATCTAAATTAAAACCCAGTGACTATTCTAAAGCTTATAAGGTAGGACATTCTATAAAAGATAATGCAAAGTTTCATAGGAAACAAAAAAAGGTATTAACCTTAGATATAGAAAATTATTTTGGATCAATTAGTCAAAAAAGAGTTTTTGCTTTCTTTAGAGGACAAGGCTACAGTAAACAGGTCTCTGTAATGTTAGCTAATCTTTGTACACTAAATAATGGATTACCTCAAGGGGCGCCTACAAGTCCAATGTTATCAAATTTAATTACAATAAATATTGATAAAAGAATCGCTGCATTTGCTAGTAAAAATAAAATCAGATATACAAGATATGCAGATGATTTAACTTTTTCAGGGGATTTTAATGAAGGCGAATTAATTACATTTGTCAAAAATGTTCTTGAGTCTGAGGGATTCCGGATTAATCAATCAAAAACTAGAGTGAGAAAGCAGCATCAAAGACAAGAAGTTACAGGTATAGTTGTAAATGAAAAAATGCAAGCTTCAAAAAATTATAGAAGAAAGTTCAGACAAGAGGTTTATTATATAAAAAAGTTTGGGCTTGAATCGCATCTTCAAAAAATTGAAAGTGAAAATCAAGAAAGATATTTATATCATTTATTGGGGATGGCTAATTTTATTTTAAATATTAATCCCCAAGACAGTGAAGTAAGAGAAAGCTATGATTTTCTTAAAGAGTTATTAAATAGTAGTAGTTAA
- a CDS encoding DUF4129 domain-containing transglutaminase family protein: MKRSASEKIELAVFYLIIFLILREWLVPIMQLTNTGYFMQFLLFMALCLTIGVFSLPILLSWPLKILYISWFIVSVYNKGEWTGMQFLSNELRYNVDVLLKGEWVLVSDPFRTSLFFILIWMLIYLIQHWVSVRHTVYYFLVLTVFFIGTLDTFTEYDGTMAIIKVMLLGLVLTSLLFIKRLMQSANMQKDWTSYLLFATPIILFVTIAGVVAAVIPKAEPQWPDPVPYMKGMVGLGDSSSSGSVATVGYGDNDESLGGPFVGDDTVVYEIETPIRQYWRVETKDYYTSKGWLHTSEQNFTEYVRFSEPINFSITPGNVEPQLVQVNTVGDYNFLLQAYGTTTYQTDEVADYFSFNYANEKMHLTLDDEIVKPTNYEITFQQPEYSYTELKETVTSTESDPRYLQLPEQLPQRVSDLAHEITDGYESVYDKARAIENYFARNGFQYETRNVAQPAEDEDYVDQFLFETKLGYCDNFSTSMVVMLRSVGIQARWVKGFASGERVASSDGMTTYSVTNNDAHSWVEAYIDGIGWMPFEPTIGFSNPMNIDYDVEMAPGEEQLPEPETPEVERPQPEKQEATAGGSKKLAIDFAKYKWVLYVVAAVLLIGAVIVWRKRGKWQPKLAVKMNRSKLDHPDQFEDAYFVLLKQLERIYLKRGTHETLQNFAIRVDRALETTKMSELTSVYEQYIYAGNTDNLHTAEVKESWEYLIHRTSN; the protein is encoded by the coding sequence ATGAAACGAAGCGCATCCGAAAAAATAGAACTAGCTGTTTTCTACCTGATTATTTTTCTAATTTTGCGTGAATGGCTCGTGCCAATTATGCAACTTACAAATACAGGCTATTTCATGCAATTTCTATTGTTTATGGCACTTTGCTTAACGATTGGTGTCTTTAGTTTACCGATACTCCTTTCATGGCCATTGAAAATACTTTATATTTCATGGTTCATTGTAAGTGTTTATAACAAAGGTGAATGGACGGGCATGCAGTTTTTATCAAATGAGTTGCGCTATAATGTCGATGTTTTGCTAAAAGGGGAATGGGTATTAGTGAGTGACCCATTTCGAACGAGCCTGTTCTTCATTTTAATTTGGATGCTCATTTATTTAATTCAGCATTGGGTGAGCGTGCGCCATACCGTTTACTATTTCCTTGTGCTGACGGTGTTCTTCATAGGGACGTTGGATACATTTACGGAATATGATGGCACCATGGCAATTATTAAAGTCATGCTTTTGGGGCTTGTGCTAACATCCCTTCTATTTATCAAACGGTTAATGCAATCGGCCAATATGCAAAAGGATTGGACGAGCTATCTATTATTTGCGACACCGATTATTTTATTTGTCACAATTGCAGGGGTGGTGGCAGCGGTTATCCCGAAAGCCGAGCCGCAATGGCCAGATCCGGTTCCTTATATGAAGGGGATGGTTGGGTTAGGGGATTCATCCTCTAGTGGTTCAGTCGCAACAGTGGGCTATGGGGATAATGATGAAAGTTTAGGTGGTCCATTTGTCGGTGATGATACGGTTGTCTATGAAATTGAAACACCGATTCGTCAATATTGGCGTGTAGAAACAAAGGATTATTATACGTCAAAGGGCTGGCTTCATACGAGTGAGCAAAATTTTACTGAGTACGTAAGGTTTTCAGAGCCCATCAACTTTTCGATTACGCCAGGAAATGTAGAGCCACAGCTTGTGCAAGTAAATACAGTTGGGGATTATAATTTTTTGCTACAAGCATATGGAACTACAACGTATCAAACAGATGAGGTGGCAGACTATTTTTCATTTAATTATGCAAACGAAAAAATGCATCTTACGTTAGATGATGAAATTGTAAAGCCAACGAATTATGAAATTACGTTCCAACAGCCTGAATATAGCTATACGGAATTGAAGGAAACGGTAACCTCGACTGAATCGGATCCGCGTTATTTGCAACTGCCTGAACAGCTACCGCAGCGTGTCAGTGATTTGGCGCATGAAATAACAGATGGCTATGAAAGCGTGTATGATAAGGCGCGCGCGATTGAAAATTATTTTGCTCGAAACGGTTTCCAATATGAGACAAGGAATGTAGCACAGCCAGCAGAGGATGAGGATTATGTCGATCAATTTTTATTCGAAACGAAGCTAGGCTACTGTGATAACTTCTCGACATCGATGGTTGTAATGCTACGTTCAGTGGGCATTCAAGCACGATGGGTAAAAGGCTTTGCAAGTGGTGAACGAGTAGCGTCAAGTGATGGCATGACGACATACAGCGTGACAAATAATGATGCCCACTCATGGGTAGAGGCTTATATTGATGGCATTGGTTGGATGCCATTTGAGCCGACAATTGGCTTTAGTAATCCGATGAACATTGACTATGATGTCGAAATGGCACCGGGCGAAGAGCAATTACCAGAACCAGAAACACCAGAAGTTGAGCGTCCTCAGCCAGAAAAACAAGAAGCAACGGCTGGAGGAAGCAAAAAATTAGCGATTGATTTTGCAAAATATAAATGGGTACTCTATGTAGTCGCAGCAGTGCTACTTATTGGCGCGGTGATTGTATGGCGGAAGCGCGGAAAATGGCAGCCAAAACTGGCGGTGAAAATGAACCGTTCGAAGTTAGATCATCCGGATCAATTTGAGGATGCGTACTTTGTTTTATTAAAGCAGCTTGAACGCATCTACTTGAAACGGGGGACGCATGAGACACTGCAAAACTTCGCCATTCGTGTAGACCGTGCCCTTGAAACGACAAAGATGAGTGAGCTAACGTCAGTCTATGAGCAATATATTTATGCAGGCAATACCGATAATCTTCATACCGCAGAAGTGAAAGAAAGCTGGGAATATTTAATCCATCGTACGAGTAATTGA
- a CDS encoding phosphoribosyltransferase, which yields MLQKKNDEIPSHVFARIVRIFNNNSWEIEHGGNEFSAFNRFCTMIAELNEEQQELVLELTKRYTRIEVNDYILYLKNLLRKFANENATNLIGINKIYIAPLIAPEDIGKSKSSTTVQYLLRNIICNTPILAEKKSIYVDGLQIESDQINDEDSLLILVDDFIGTGETAESAVKFLIDKGIRKEKIVILTIAALQIGEDFLRESNILLYTHLTFNKGITDNYTEEELSEKLMLMNTIESKIKVHKNEKLGFKGSEALISLIRTPNNTFPVFWKERKGRKAPFPR from the coding sequence ATGTTGCAAAAAAAAAATGATGAAATCCCTTCTCATGTTTTCGCTAGAATAGTTAGAATCTTTAATAATAATTCGTGGGAAATTGAGCATGGAGGAAATGAATTTAGCGCATTTAATAGATTTTGTACCATGATAGCAGAATTGAATGAAGAACAGCAAGAACTGGTATTGGAGCTAACTAAGAGATATACAAGAATTGAAGTGAATGACTATATACTGTATTTAAAAAATTTATTGCGTAAATTTGCAAATGAAAATGCAACAAATTTAATTGGAATAAATAAGATTTATATAGCACCATTAATTGCACCAGAAGATATTGGGAAGAGTAAAAGTTCTACAACTGTACAATATTTACTCAGAAACATTATTTGTAATACACCAATACTTGCAGAGAAAAAAAGTATCTATGTTGATGGATTACAAATAGAATCCGATCAGATTAATGATGAAGATAGTTTATTGATTCTAGTGGATGATTTTATAGGTACAGGTGAGACAGCGGAAAGTGCTGTGAAATTTTTAATAGACAAAGGAATAAGAAAAGAGAAGATAGTAATACTTACAATAGCTGCATTGCAAATAGGGGAAGATTTTCTAAGGGAATCAAATATTTTATTGTACACTCATTTAACTTTCAATAAAGGAATAACTGATAATTATACTGAAGAAGAACTTTCAGAAAAATTAATGCTAATGAACACTATAGAAAGTAAAATAAAAGTACATAAAAATGAAAAGTTAGGTTTTAAAGGTTCTGAAGCTTTGATATCTTTAATTAGAACACCAAATAACACATTTCCTGTCTTTTGGAAGGAAAGAAAAGGAAGGAAAGCTCCGTTTCCAAGGTGA
- a CDS encoding heavy metal translocating P-type ATPase codes for MQRFILGKKKHITVISAILIIAGFFGRFALDNIALFEWSLLIASILGVAPIAIQAYQALKVKVVSIDVLVTIAVIGAVLIRNYEESAIVTFLFLFGSYLEQRTLNKTRSAIKELTELAPESALKQMANGDFEEIDVDDVDEGDLLLVKTGAKVPVDGTVLVGEAHINEASITGESLPVRKKQGSEVFAGTILENGTIQIRADRVGGDTTFGRIIELVEEAQDSKSEAERFIDRFSKYYTPGVLVLGVIVGLFTNNVELAITVLVLGCPGALVIGVPVSNVSGIGNGARHGILLKGSEVINDFSKIDTMIFDKTGTLTIGNPEVAEKEYYDENIEDFLGYLASVERESDHPLAKAVLKDIGDVNFSTVEETVVVKGGGIIAKVAGHRIAVGNVALMEQENIAMNDKARQDIERFEQNGNSLVIAAMDGKLKALLGIRDQIRPGVKQDLQKLKKLGVQNLVVLSGDNQGTVDLVARELGLTEAHGHMLPENKAAYIEKLQAQGQIIAFVGDGVNDSPSLALADIGIAMGSGTDVAIETSDVVLMNSDFSRLPHAFGLTKATSRNMKQNIIIAVGVVFILLSALLFSNWMSMTIGMFVHELSILVVIVNGMRLLRYKVKG; via the coding sequence ATGCAGCGATTCATATTGGGGAAGAAAAAACACATTACGGTCATAAGTGCGATTTTAATTATTGCTGGATTTTTTGGGCGTTTTGCGTTAGATAATATTGCTTTGTTTGAATGGTCACTCCTCATTGCATCGATTCTTGGGGTGGCACCGATTGCGATTCAAGCGTATCAGGCATTAAAAGTAAAGGTTGTTAGTATTGATGTATTAGTGACGATTGCTGTTATCGGGGCTGTGCTCATTCGCAATTATGAAGAATCGGCAATTGTTACATTTCTATTTTTATTTGGCTCGTATTTAGAGCAGCGTACCTTGAATAAAACGCGGTCGGCCATTAAAGAATTAACCGAATTAGCACCGGAAAGCGCGCTGAAACAAATGGCGAACGGAGATTTTGAAGAAATCGATGTGGATGATGTTGATGAAGGGGATCTATTATTAGTGAAAACCGGCGCAAAGGTACCGGTAGATGGGACGGTGTTAGTTGGGGAAGCTCATATTAATGAAGCAAGTATTACCGGTGAATCGCTGCCAGTTCGTAAAAAGCAAGGCTCTGAAGTATTTGCTGGCACCATTTTAGAAAACGGGACGATTCAAATTCGGGCAGATCGGGTGGGTGGGGATACGACATTTGGACGTATTATCGAGCTCGTGGAAGAAGCACAGGATTCTAAATCAGAAGCAGAGCGATTTATAGATCGATTTTCGAAATACTATACACCGGGTGTTCTCGTGCTTGGTGTGATTGTCGGGCTTTTCACAAATAATGTAGAGCTTGCCATTACCGTTCTTGTGCTTGGCTGTCCAGGTGCCTTAGTAATTGGTGTTCCTGTGTCGAATGTTTCGGGCATTGGAAATGGTGCGCGTCACGGCATTCTTCTAAAGGGCAGTGAGGTGATTAATGACTTCAGTAAGATTGATACGATGATCTTTGATAAAACAGGCACATTAACAATCGGTAATCCGGAAGTGGCGGAAAAGGAATACTATGATGAAAATATAGAGGATTTTCTTGGCTATTTAGCAAGTGTCGAACGCGAATCAGACCATCCATTAGCAAAGGCCGTTTTGAAGGATATTGGTGACGTGAATTTTTCGACTGTAGAAGAAACCGTAGTAGTAAAAGGTGGGGGAATTATCGCGAAGGTAGCAGGGCATCGTATTGCCGTTGGAAATGTTGCCTTAATGGAGCAAGAAAATATAGCAATGAATGACAAGGCGCGACAAGACATTGAACGCTTCGAGCAAAATGGGAACTCCCTTGTTATTGCGGCAATGGATGGAAAACTAAAGGCTTTGCTAGGAATTCGGGATCAAATTCGCCCAGGTGTGAAGCAGGACTTGCAAAAGTTGAAGAAGCTTGGGGTGCAAAACCTCGTTGTCCTTTCTGGGGATAATCAGGGAACTGTTGATTTAGTTGCCCGCGAGCTTGGTTTAACTGAAGCACATGGGCATATGCTACCGGAGAACAAGGCAGCCTATATCGAAAAATTGCAGGCACAAGGACAAATTATTGCCTTTGTTGGTGATGGGGTAAATGATAGCCCTTCCCTTGCCTTAGCGGATATTGGTATTGCTATGGGAAGTGGCACAGACGTGGCAATCGAAACATCGGATGTTGTTTTGATGAACTCTGATTTTAGTCGCTTACCACATGCATTCGGTTTAACAAAAGCTACTTCAAGAAATATGAAACAAAATATTATCATTGCAGTAGGTGTTGTTTTCATTTTACTAAGCGCATTATTGTTTAGTAACTGGATGAGTATGACGATTGGGATGTTTGTTCATGAATTGAGTATTTTAGTCGTAATCGTTAATGGAATGCGATTGCTTCGATATAAGGTGAAGGGATAG
- the guaA gene encoding glutamine-hydrolyzing GMP synthase: MVSTPLLKEQEKIVVLDFGSQFNQLITRRIREFGVFSELHPHTITAEDIKGMNAVGIVFSGGPNSVYDESAFKVDPAIFELGLPILGICYGMQLMAHTQGGKVEGAETREYGKAEIDVTTENLLFGDLPKNQVVWMSHGDHVTAVPQGFEVIATSPACPIAAMANVERKLYAVQFHPEVRHSVYGNDLLKNFVFNVCNAKGDWSMANFIDIEIAKIREQVGDKQVLCALSGGVDSSVVAVLIHKAIGDQLTCMFVDHNLNRKGEVEQVMKTFTEDFDMKVIKIDARERFMNKLKGVSDPEQKRKIIGNEFIYVFDEESAKLENMDFLAQGTLYTDIIESGTATAQTIKSHHNVGGLPEDMKFELIEPLNTLFKDEVRALGLELGLPEAVVWRQPFPGPGLGIRVLGEVTEEKLEIVREADFILREEIKLAGLERDIWQYFCVLPDIRSVGVMGDGRTYDYAIGIRGVTSIDGMTSDWARIPYDVLEKISVRLVNEVQGVNRVLYDITSKPPATIEWE, translated from the coding sequence ATTGTGTCAACTCCTTTATTAAAAGAGCAAGAAAAGATTGTCGTTCTTGACTTCGGAAGTCAGTTCAACCAATTAATTACGCGTCGTATCCGTGAATTTGGTGTGTTCTCTGAATTACACCCGCATACAATTACGGCTGAGGACATTAAAGGTATGAACGCTGTAGGGATCGTATTTTCAGGTGGTCCAAACTCTGTTTATGATGAATCTGCATTCAAGGTAGATCCGGCGATTTTTGAATTAGGTTTACCGATTCTAGGCATTTGCTATGGTATGCAGCTAATGGCGCATACACAAGGTGGTAAAGTAGAAGGTGCGGAAACGCGTGAATATGGTAAAGCGGAAATTGATGTAACGACGGAAAACCTATTATTCGGCGATTTACCGAAAAACCAAGTTGTTTGGATGAGCCATGGTGATCATGTAACAGCTGTTCCACAAGGCTTTGAAGTCATCGCAACGAGTCCAGCCTGCCCAATCGCTGCAATGGCAAATGTTGAGCGTAAACTGTATGCTGTACAATTCCACCCAGAAGTACGTCACTCTGTCTACGGCAATGACTTGTTGAAAAACTTTGTATTCAATGTTTGTAATGCTAAAGGCGACTGGTCAATGGCGAACTTCATCGACATCGAAATCGCAAAAATCCGCGAGCAAGTAGGCGACAAGCAAGTTCTTTGTGCATTATCAGGCGGAGTTGACTCCTCAGTCGTTGCGGTCTTAATTCATAAAGCAATCGGTGACCAATTAACATGTATGTTTGTGGATCATAACTTAAACCGTAAAGGCGAAGTAGAGCAAGTAATGAAAACATTCACGGAAGATTTCGATATGAAAGTAATCAAAATTGATGCCCGTGAACGTTTCATGAACAAGTTAAAAGGTGTTTCGGATCCAGAGCAAAAACGTAAAATCATCGGTAACGAATTCATTTACGTATTTGATGAAGAATCAGCAAAGCTTGAAAACATGGACTTCTTAGCGCAAGGCACGCTTTACACGGACATTATCGAGTCAGGTACAGCAACTGCGCAAACAATCAAATCTCACCATAATGTAGGCGGATTACCGGAGGACATGAAGTTTGAGTTAATCGAGCCATTAAATACATTATTCAAAGACGAAGTGCGTGCTTTAGGTTTAGAATTAGGTCTTCCAGAAGCGGTAGTATGGCGTCAACCATTCCCAGGACCGGGCTTAGGTATCCGCGTACTTGGCGAAGTAACAGAAGAAAAGTTAGAAATCGTGCGCGAAGCTGACTTCATCCTACGTGAAGAAATCAAATTAGCAGGACTTGAACGCGACATTTGGCAATACTTCTGTGTACTACCAGACATCCGTTCAGTAGGCGTAATGGGCGATGGCCGCACATACGACTATGCAATCGGTATTCGCGGCGTCACATCAATCGACGGCATGACATCCGACTGGGCACGTATTCCTTACGATGTTCTTGAGAAAATCTCGGTGCGTTTAGTTAACGAAGTACAAGGCGTGAACCGCGTGCTGTATGATATTACGAGTAAACCGCCTGCTACGATCGAGTGGGAATGA
- the guaA gene encoding glutamine-hydrolyzing GMP synthase, whose product MRLKQDNILVLDLGSSENTTIARWIRELGVYSEIHPHDITAQNIQDLKTVKGIILNGGVNNIVDGEAIDVLDEIYKLNIPVISVEHPSTQASQTLDKWPNEEETKAFLKDFVFNTCKAEANWNMKNFIEDQVALVRQQVGDKKVLLALSGGVDSSVVAALLIKAIGKQLVCVHVNHGLMRKNESEGVIEMFEKDLEENLIYVDASERFLGKLKGVGEPEEKRKIIGNEFIRVFEEEARKLEGIDFLAQGTIYPDIVESGTKTHKVVKSHHNVGGLPEDLQFELVEPLFQLFKDEVRACGVELGLPHDMVYRQPFPGPGLGVRVLGEIEPDRLEAVRESDAILREEFALAGLDQKVWQYFTVVPNFKSVGVRNNERTYEYPVIIRAVNTIDAMTATIEQIEWPILLKITDRIINEVKHVNRVCYDLSPKPGGTIEWE is encoded by the coding sequence ATCAGGTTGAAACAGGATAATATTTTAGTATTAGATTTAGGTAGCAGTGAAAATACAACGATAGCTCGTTGGATACGTGAATTAGGTGTATATAGTGAGATTCATCCACATGATATTACCGCACAAAATATCCAAGATTTAAAAACGGTAAAAGGGATTATTTTAAATGGCGGTGTCAATAATATCGTTGATGGTGAAGCAATCGACGTATTAGATGAAATTTATAAGTTAAACATTCCTGTTATTAGCGTAGAGCACCCATCTACTCAAGCATCTCAAACATTAGATAAATGGCCAAACGAAGAAGAAACGAAAGCCTTTTTAAAGGACTTTGTTTTCAATACATGTAAGGCAGAAGCAAACTGGAATATGAAAAACTTCATTGAAGATCAAGTTGCCTTAGTTCGCCAACAAGTTGGGGATAAAAAGGTGCTTTTAGCGCTTTCAGGCGGTGTCGATTCTTCAGTTGTAGCGGCATTATTAATTAAAGCAATCGGCAAACAATTAGTGTGCGTACACGTGAATCACGGCTTAATGCGTAAAAATGAATCTGAAGGTGTAATCGAAATGTTCGAAAAAGACCTTGAAGAAAATCTTATTTACGTAGATGCAAGTGAGCGCTTCTTAGGTAAGCTAAAAGGTGTAGGCGAGCCAGAAGAAAAGCGTAAAATTATCGGGAATGAATTTATCCGTGTCTTTGAAGAAGAAGCGCGTAAGTTAGAGGGCATTGATTTCTTAGCACAAGGAACAATTTATCCGGATATCGTGGAATCCGGTACGAAAACACATAAAGTGGTAAAGTCACATCACAATGTAGGTGGCTTACCAGAGGACTTACAATTTGAATTAGTAGAACCATTATTCCAATTATTCAAAGATGAAGTACGTGCATGTGGTGTTGAGCTAGGATTACCTCATGATATGGTGTACCGCCAACCATTCCCAGGCCCAGGCTTAGGGGTACGTGTGTTAGGCGAAATCGAGCCAGACCGTCTAGAAGCAGTTCGTGAATCCGATGCGATTTTACGTGAAGAATTTGCACTTGCAGGCTTAGATCAAAAGGTATGGCAGTACTTCACAGTTGTACCAAACTTCAAATCAGTAGGTGTGCGCAACAACGAGCGTACGTATGAGTACCCAGTAATCATTCGCGCGGTCAATACAATTGACGCAATGACGGCAACAATCGAACAAATTGAATGGCCGATTTTATTAAAAATTACAGACCGTATTATTAATGAAGTCAAACACGTCAACCGCGTGTGCTACGATTTATCACCAAAACCAGGCGGGACGATTGAGTGGGAGTGA
- a CDS encoding DUF58 domain-containing protein yields the protein MSWFVFFTILPFSIYSILLAIVPIRIQQVSRTLSKEAVERGDTIEVTVRFHNKSWFPLVFMTARETAMDADFYEELNGNATKLFLVGWKKEFEWTYELRDLRRGEHHFKGIEVMCTDFFGWTVRQVVIEHPQLFLVYPKIYDVKTEQITMQYDQGASQTRFSLIKDTTMATGVREYVPGDRFSWIHWKSFAKNGELRTKEFEDRNAQNTFVLIDRAVQKNFEQVVEFAASYIQKTMKARGDVSFLSVGTDRYFAPVIKTDSQFKKIMQHFVTVQADAEFGVERLLFEEQKVMSRSVVIIITGEWLPELQEALNASTKSMGKIVCFVVNNEAEPVHLKNQNEVHIIKEPAQLQSEVESL from the coding sequence GTGAGTTGGTTTGTATTTTTTACAATATTGCCATTTTCCATTTACTCGATTTTGCTAGCAATTGTACCGATTCGCATACAGCAAGTGTCGCGAACATTATCGAAAGAAGCGGTAGAACGTGGCGATACAATAGAAGTAACTGTACGTTTTCACAACAAAAGCTGGTTTCCGCTTGTCTTTATGACAGCACGAGAAACCGCGATGGATGCCGACTTTTATGAGGAGTTAAATGGCAATGCGACGAAGCTGTTTTTAGTTGGTTGGAAAAAGGAGTTCGAATGGACCTATGAATTGCGCGATTTAAGGCGTGGAGAGCATCATTTCAAAGGTATTGAAGTGATGTGTACCGACTTTTTCGGCTGGACGGTTCGCCAAGTCGTTATCGAGCATCCGCAGCTTTTTTTAGTGTATCCGAAAATTTATGATGTCAAAACCGAACAAATTACGATGCAGTATGACCAAGGGGCGAGCCAAACCCGCTTTTCGCTTATTAAAGATACGACAATGGCAACCGGTGTGCGTGAGTACGTGCCGGGCGATCGCTTTTCGTGGATTCATTGGAAATCATTTGCTAAAAATGGAGAGCTGCGAACAAAGGAATTCGAGGATCGCAATGCGCAAAATACCTTTGTGTTAATAGACCGCGCTGTCCAAAAGAACTTTGAGCAAGTGGTGGAATTTGCCGCATCTTATATTCAGAAAACGATGAAGGCGCGTGGAGATGTCTCGTTTTTGAGTGTGGGGACAGATCGTTATTTTGCGCCAGTTATTAAAACGGATAGTCAATTCAAAAAGATTATGCAGCATTTTGTGACCGTGCAGGCAGATGCGGAGTTTGGTGTAGAGCGTTTATTATTTGAAGAGCAAAAAGTAATGAGTCGCTCGGTTGTTATCATCATTACAGGGGAATGGCTACCAGAGCTACAAGAAGCACTCAATGCGAGCACGAAAAGCATGGGTAAAATTGTGTGCTTTGTTGTCAATAATGAAGCAGAGCCTGTGCATTTAAAAAATCAAAATGAAGTGCATATTATTAAAGAGCCAGCACAGCTGCAATCGGAGGTGGAATCGCTATGA
- a CDS encoding AAA family ATPase: MNEQIEKIIRNIEKVMIGKREIAELSIVSLLAGGHVLLEDVPGVGKTMMVRALSKSLGASFKRIQFTPDLLPSDVIGVSVYNPKTLQFEFRPGPIVGNIVLADEINRTSPKTQAALLESMEESSVTVDGETLSLPKPFFVMATQNPIEYEGTYPLPEAQLDRFLLKIKMGYPTKDEEIEVLRRAENSVPIEEITAVLSIEQLIDLKKQVKQVHVGDNIKEYIVSLAQHTRFHENVYLGVSPRASIALMRASQSYAFMKGRDYVVPDDVQYLAKFVFGHRLILKPEARYEGVTEEQVIDRVLRFVNVPVKRYVVE, from the coding sequence ATGAATGAACAAATCGAAAAAATTATCAGAAATATCGAAAAAGTAATGATAGGGAAACGTGAGATTGCGGAGTTAAGTATCGTGTCTTTACTTGCGGGAGGGCATGTATTATTAGAGGATGTGCCGGGCGTAGGGAAAACGATGATGGTGCGTGCGCTTTCCAAGTCTCTAGGTGCTAGCTTTAAGCGTATTCAATTTACGCCAGACTTACTGCCTTCCGATGTTATTGGCGTCTCGGTTTACAATCCAAAAACATTACAATTTGAATTTCGCCCGGGTCCGATTGTCGGCAACATCGTATTAGCGGATGAAATTAACCGTACATCACCAAAAACGCAAGCAGCCCTATTAGAAAGTATGGAGGAATCATCCGTTACAGTGGATGGTGAGACGCTTTCATTGCCAAAGCCGTTCTTTGTCATGGCTACGCAAAACCCGATTGAATACGAGGGGACATACCCTTTACCAGAAGCGCAGTTAGACCGTTTTTTACTTAAAATTAAAATGGGTTATCCAACAAAGGATGAAGAAATTGAAGTGTTACGCCGTGCAGAAAATTCAGTGCCTATTGAAGAAATTACGGCTGTGCTATCGATTGAACAATTAATTGATTTGAAAAAACAAGTGAAGCAGGTGCATGTAGGGGACAATATTAAAGAATATATTGTATCGCTAGCACAACATACACGCTTTCATGAAAATGTGTATTTAGGTGTGAGTCCACGTGCTTCGATTGCATTAATGCGTGCGTCTCAGAGCTATGCCTTTATGAAGGGGCGCGATTATGTCGTTCCGGATGATGTGCAGTATTTAGCGAAGTTTGTTTTTGGTCACCGTTTAATTTTAAAACCAGAGGCGCGCTATGAAGGTGTGACAGAGGAACAGGTGATTGACCGTGTGCTGCGATTTGTGAATGTGCCTGTGAAAAGGTATGTTGTCGAATGA